A stretch of Anoplopoma fimbria isolate UVic2021 breed Golden Eagle Sablefish chromosome 4, Afim_UVic_2022, whole genome shotgun sequence DNA encodes these proteins:
- the nsd1a gene encoding histone-lysine N-methyltransferase, H3 lysine-36 specific isoform X1, which produces MNQSYRPAVRVGSVFGSGKPERRPRNGLGNQCGIVKRGSDQASAAQLPSSSLKQPAALGYNQPDRSHSFSPLKRLQDLNSVVNRPDPERDLHPRSHLHCASPISDDDDDGDDDEFEAPSVQVPTSPGNDDVEPFETLQDVNRNGFSPHSPDSMERCSPIPNGYLHFESTLFDSSDIKEEGEDSSSEDMATLHRSPKQSRDRTVANSKTTSSSGADKRTYKPTVFNLMSKTISELNPTLSPSALPEITMRDRWSFGEESDSDGELASPVDPGLVSPAGTNSNSNSPKKKPLPVVKYVERDFVWAKFNRRPWWPCQISCDPDQGIYTKMKVPHPRPCRMYFLKTIGEIAECAWVPGNAILPFEGGHQFQDLPVLRRRGKQKEKDYKYTIPKSLLTAWKVSVAEAEGLLPDQQRNTESGLSIPDNGEERVPSPLPAEKQQDAPSVSVDTGRPPSPNMASNGKEHDLIKDSPSVQSNKSKACKRKKKCLSDIFGHIVGGTQDSSSITNMAETFHTTTRTLKDEPKDSPYADLDSVPILHRPKRTLESPLRNINRLVRKERGSAKAKTKVPEKVNHSTDLGLTSKDTHSGQSLGSCNESSYSSTEKHSMNLPASSRLMTRALRAEEETDLKDALATSQISTDAHADDCPDKTPTDAPIKTERSPNRESASNASSSKNHSSSTKHARKPDKKQIRNGSLMKTKCMDSGVQPVKVKTENPDRSTSISPSSSLSPMDAFQDVKELMFKSLVKEDHSDSEQTAFRTDSNYKFSTFLMLLKDMHDTREQEGKPLSVPPSPVLIKEEPLVIPTSAGGHQKGSCDGFTQGIKKENGRSGKSSTPKNTAVRSKNRTKAIMSADTYHCEVFPVRSRTVNSDKQRRKQRLPAKLNLSIPGLSSDLAGLAYGREFVSGHADLAVPGSCPPATADPSASYLDKNSGSTVAPKKRWQMVEGAAENKGAVMSEESAEMNGSYNMRASPELDLGVEKQAENDSLFSDTSGHSENKRLRKPTKRLLESTEEYEQIFSPKKKSKKHTSESSKTPPSGTIALHDLSTATGIITSASSSVEPIEALEKLEQSPSQDELSPVASPLSPATTQTSLDAETAEETDLPPDSDTGLSVQDRKRPRKLSHKVLECTIEEVSVAHTKKKEPKRQENSVKKTQVGSVKKEKPAPSASSAPAAAPQQSESKDLPETPNWPPSPQGSKMPQQEADVEACSTEEKENAHTGTLTPKPEVLLSVSLNDSLSSPVDVKGKIGATSLKENVCQVCERTGDLLVCDGHCYGAFHPQCIGLSVAPKGKFLCRECNAGRNYLCLLDKGPNLSLIIKCVTLNTIIFLIFFLLLSGVHTCFVCKMSGNGVKRCIIPLCGKFYHTDCISAYSATQQHNKGFRCPLHVCLSCRITNPLNIWSTKGRLARCVRCPVAYHANDNCMAAGSLVLANNSFLCPNHFTPRKGCKNHEHINVSWCFVCSEGGSLLCCESCPAAFHQECLNIEMPQGSWFCNDCKSGKRSRIKDILWVKWGRYRWWPAEVCLAKDVPNNILRMKHEVGEFPVQFFGSKDFVWTYQARVFPYMEGDTHNIEKMGKGADAVYKNALAEAAERFIELQKEKEMKQLQENRKNDKKPPPYKHIKVNRPIGKVQIVTADMSEIPRCNCKASDENPCGIDSECINRMLMYECHPQVCAAGERCQNQAFTKRQYTPVEIFRTLSRGWGLVGLSDIKKGAFVSEYVGEVIDEEECRARIRHAQENDISNFYMLTLDKDRIIDAGPKGNQARFMNHCCQPNCETQKWTVNGDTRVGLFALQDIPKGVELNFNYNLECLGNGKTACKCGAPNCSGFLGVRPKNQPPAEKLKEGKRRVPMKKKTKQEVTKEREDECFSCGDGGQIVSCKKPGCPKVYHADCLNLAKRPAGRWECPWHQCDACGKEAASFCEMCPSSYCKEHREGMLFISKLDGKLSCSEHDPCGPDPLEPGEIREYVPNMTSMRPGAAAGPVSLSQGPDSREASSTSIASPADQAALAGQGPPPRLYINTKTATSSFVPSSRSYRSDRTEGKGFSTPTSSKDEREDGEVEDGEVCGLEVEDLEDDDEEAEEEDDDMEEMEVVEDEEDEPLYGDDLQEEGEDEEEDGGQHVYDTWADYVDDDEDDDDEDGEVEGKEWGRVEDDDK; this is translated from the exons ATGAACCAGTCCTACAGGCCGGCTGTTAGGGTGGGCTCAGTGTTTGGCTCAGGCAAGCCAGAGCGGAGGCCCCGCAATGGTCTTGGGAACCAATGTGGCATTGTGAAACGTGGGTCGGACCAAGCTTCGGCCGCGCAACTGCCATCCTCCAGCCTCAAACAGCCAGCTGCACTGGGGTACAATCAGCCGGACCGATCTCACAGCTTCAGCCCGCTGAAGAGGCTGCAGGACCTGAACTCTGTGGTCAACAGGCCTGACCCAGAGAGGGACCTCCATCCTAGGAGCCACTTGCACTGTGCGAGCCCAATCAgtgacgacgacgacgacggcGACGATGATGAGTTTGAGGCACCGTCTGTCCAGGTGCCCACTTCTCCGGGCAACGATGATGTGGAGCCCTTTGAGACTCTGCAGGACGTGAACAGAAATGGCTTCTCCCCTCACAGTCCTGACAGCATGGAGCGCTGTTCTCCCATCCCCAATGGCTACCTGCATTTTGAATCCACGCTGTTTGACAGCAGTGACAtcaaggaggagggggaggacagTAGTAGTGAGGACATGGCAACTTTGCACCGCTCCCCAAAGCAAAGTCGGGACCGAACTGTGGCTAATAGTAAGACCACGAGCAGCTCAGGGGCGGATAAAAGAACATACAAACCTACTGTCTTTAACCTGATGTCAAAAACTATATCTGAGCTCAACCCTACACTAAGCCCCAGCGCACTGCCAGAAATCACTATGAGAGACAGGTGGAGCTTCGGTGAGGAATCAGACAGTGATGGTGAACTTGCATCTCCTGTTGACCCTGGACTTGTTTCACCAGCTGGCACCAACTCGAAT TCCAATAGCCCAAAGAAGAAGCCTCTTCCTGTAGTGAAATACGTTGAAAGGGACTTCGTGTGGGCTAAATTCAACAGACGGCCCTGGTGGCCCTGCCAGATCAGCTGTGACCCAGACCAGGGGATCTACACTAAGATGAAAG TTCCCCATCCCCGTCCTTGTCGGATGTATTTCCTGAAAACCATTGGGGAGATTGCAGAATGTGCCTGGGTCCCCGGAAATGCCATTCTTCCTTTTGAGGGAGGCCACCAGTTTCAAGACCTACCTGTGCTCAGACGGAGAGGGAAGCAGAAGGAGAAAGACTACAAGTATACG ATACCCAAAAGTTTACTGACTGCGTGGAAAGTCAGTGTGGCAGAAGCTGAGGGTCTGCTCCCAGATCAACAAAGGAATACTGAAAGCGGTTTGTCAATACCTGACAATGGAGAAGAGCGTGTGCCAAGCCCACTGCCAGCTGAAAAGCAACAGGACgccccctctgtctctgtggatACTGGTCGACCTCCATCACCCAATATGGCTTCCAACGGAAAAGAGCACGATCTCATCAAAGACTCTCCTTCAGTTCAGTCCAATAAGAGCAAAGCTtgtaagaggaaaaagaaatgtttgtcaGACATATTTGGTCATATAGTTGGTGGCACACAGGACTCATCATCCATCACAAACATGGCGGAAACGTTTCATACAACAACTCGTACACTGAAAGATGAGCCAAAGGACTCACCTTATGCAGACCTGGATTCAGTTCCAATACTGCATCGTCCCAAACGCACATTAGAGTCTCCATTACGCAATATAAACAGATTGGTCAGAAAAGAACGGGGTTCAGCAAAAGCTAAAACAAAGGTTCCTGAAAAAGTGAACCATTCTACAGACTTAGGGTTGACATCTAAAGACACACATTCTGGACAGAGTTTGGGCAGCTGTAATGAGTCGTCGTACAGTTCAACTGAAAAGCACTCTATGAATCTCCCTGCCAGCAGCCGTCTGATGACGAGGGCTCtgagagcagaggaagagacCGATCTCAAAGATGCACTGGCCACAAGCCAAATCTCAACAGATGCGCACGCTGATGATTGTCCTGACAAGACACCTACTGATGCACCCATCAAAACTGAAAGGTCTCCTAACCGGGAATCAGCAAGCAATGCGTCATCCTCTAAAAATCACAGCTCTTCAACTAAGCATGCTAGGAAGCCTGATAAGAAACAAATTCGTAATGGCTCATTGATGAAGACTAAGTGCATGGACTCAGGTGTGCAACCGGTCAAGGTCAAGACCGAAAACCCAGATCGGTCAACTTCTATTTCCCCGTCCTCATCTCTGTCTCCAATGGATGCTTTCCAAGATGTCAAGGAACTCATGTTTAAATCTCTTGTGAAGGAGGACCACAGTGACTCTGAGCAGACCGCATTTCGGACTGATTCCAATTATAAATTCAGCACCTTCCTGATGCTCCTGAAAGACATGCATGATACCAGAGAACAAGAAGGTAAACCCCTGTCTGTCCCGCCGTCCCCAGTCCTGATCAAGGAGGAACCCCTGGTCATCCCTACGTCTGCCGGAGGACACCAGAAGGGTTCCTGTGATGGTTTCACCCAAGGGATCAAAAAAGAGAACGGGAGGTCAGGGAAATCCTCAACACCCAAAAACACAGCGGTGAGAAGCAAGAATAGGACCAAAGCTATCATGTCAGCTGACACCTACCATTGTGAAGTGTTTCCTGTTCGCTCTCGGACTGTGAACTCGGACAAGCAGCGTCGAAAACAAAGACTACCTGCCAAACTAAATCTCAGCATACCTGGGCTGTCTTCAGACCTGGCTGGTTTGGCTTATGGCAGGGAGTTTGTTAGTGGCCACGCTGACTTAGCTGTTCCTGGGTCTTGCCCTCCCGCCACCGCTGATCCGTCGGCTAGCTACCTCGATAAAAACTCAGGATCCACAGTGGCTCCAAAGAAGCGCTGGCAGATGGTCGAGGGGGCTGCTGAGAATAAGGGTGCAGTTATGAGTGAGGAGTCCGCTGAGATGAATGGGTCCTACAACATGAGAGCATCACCAGAACTGGACCTGGGAGTGGAGAAGCAGGCAGAGAATGACTCGCTCTTCTCAGACACATCCG gACATTCAGAGAACAAGCGTCTCCGGAAACCAACGAAAAGGCTCCTGGAGTCAACTGAAGAGTATGAACAaatattttccccaaaaaagaaatcaaagaaacaCACCTCAGAATCTTCCAAAACG CCGCCATCAGGGACGATAGCACTCCATGATCTCAGCACCGCAACGGGAATAATTACCTCAGCCTCGTCTTCTGTTGAGCCCATCGAGGCTTTGGAAAAGCTGGAGCAGAGTCCATCTCAGGATGAACTTTCTCCTGTAGCATCCCCACTATCTCCAGCTACAACACAAACCTCCCTTGATGCAGAGACAGCAGAAGAAACTGATCTACCTCCTGATTCTG acACAGGGTTATCGGTCCAAGACAGAAAGAGGCCAAGGAAGCTGTCTCACAAGGTGCTTGAATGTACCATAGAAGAAGTCTCTGTTGCTCATACAAAGAAGAAG gAGCCAAAGCGACAAGAAAACTCAGTCAAGAAAACTCAG GTTGGATCTGTGAAGAAAGAGAAGCCTGCACCCAGTGCATcctctgctcctgctgctgccccCCAGCAATCAGAAAGCAAAGACCTCCCCGAAACTCCAAACTGGCCTCCCAGCCCTCAGGGATCCAAGATGCCCCAGCAGGAGGCCGACGTGGAGGCCTGCAGCACcgaggagaaagaaaatgcacACACTGGAACACTAACTCCCAAACCTGAG GTGCTGCTGTCTGTTAGTTTGAATGACAGCCTCTCTTCTCCAGTGGATGTAAAGGGGAAAATAGGAGCTACATCCTTGAAGGAGAATGTCTGTCAG gtgtGTGAGAGGACAGGAGACCTGCTGGTGTGTGACGGCCACTGTTACGGAGCCTTTCACCCGCAGTGTATTGGCCTGTCTGTGGCTCCCAAGGGGAAATTCCTCTGTCGTGAATGCAATGCTGGTAGGAACTACTTGTGTCTACTTGACAAAGGACCGAATCTGTCACTGATCATAAAATGTGTGACCTTAAACACAataatttttcttattttctttctgttgctTTCAGGTGTTCACACATGCTTTGTGTGTAAGATGTCCGGTAATGGAGTAAAGCGCTGCATTATTCCATTGTGTGGGAAGTTCTACCACACCGACTGTATATCGGCATATTCAGCCACCCAGCAACATAACAAAGGCTTCCGCTGCcctctgcatgtgtgtctgtcctgTCGCATCACCAACCCTCTGAACATCTGGAGCACTAAAG GTCGGTTGGCTCGATGTGTTCGCTGCCCTGTGGCCTATCATGCCAACGACAACTGTATGGCAGCAGGCAGCCTGGTGCTGGCAAACAATAGCTTCCTCTGTCCAAACCACTTTACTCCCCGCAAGGGCTGCAAGAACCACGAACACATCAACGTTAGCTGGTGCTTTGTGTGCTCTGAGG GGGGCAGTCTGCTGTGCTGTGAGTCCTGTCCTGCTGCTTTCCATCAGGAATGTTTGAATATAGAAATGCCACAGGGCAGCTGGTTCTGCAACGACTGCAAATCTGGAAAGAGGTCTCGCATTAAGGACATACTGTGGGTCAAATGGGGACGTTATAG GTGGTGGCCTGCAGAAGTCTGTCTGGCCAAAGACGTCCCAAATAACATCTTGAGGATGAAACATGAGGTGGGAGAGTTTCCGGTGCAATTCTTTGGCTCAAAAGATTTTGTGTGGACGTACCAAGCCAGAGTCTTCCCCTACATGGAGGGTGACACTCACAACATAGAGAAAATGGGAAAGGGAGCAGATGCAGTGTACAAAAATG CGCTGGCTGAAGCAGCAGAGCGGTTCATAGAGCtccagaaagaaaaggagatgaaGCAGCTTCAGGAAAACCGAAAGAATGACAAGAAACCTCCTCCATACAAGCACATTAAG GTCAACCGGCCAATTGGTAAAGTGCAGATCGTTACTGCCGACATGTCTGAGATCCCACGTTGCAACTGTAAGGCGTCTGACGAGAACCCGTGCGGGATCGACTCCGAGTGCATTAACCGCATGCTGATGTATGAGTGCCACCCTCAGGTGTGCGCGGCAGGGGAGCGATGTCAGAACCAGGCCTTCACAAAGCGCCAGTACACGCCTGTGGAGATTTTCAGAACACTGTCCCGCGGCTGGGGTTTAGTCGGTTTGTCGGACATCAAGAAG GGAGCCTTCGTGAGTGAATATGTGGGAGAGGTGATCGATGAAGAAGAATGCCGAGCCAGGATCAGACACGCCCAGGAGAACGACATCTCTAACTTCTACATGCTTACACTGGACAAG gACCGGATCATTGATGCCGGGCCCAAAGGGAACCAGGCTCGCTTCATGAACCACTGCTGTCAGCCAAACTGTGAGACTCAGAAGTGGACTGTGAATGGGGACACCAGAGTGGGGCTGTTTGCTCTACAAGACATCCCAAAAG GGGTGGAGCTGAATTTCAACTACAACCTAGAGTGTCTTGGAAATGGCAAAACTGCTTGTAAATGTGGAGCACCCAACTGCAGTGGTTTCCTGGGGGTCAGGCCAAAG AACCAGCCACCAGCTGAGAAACTGAAGGAAGGTAAGAGGAGGGTCCCCATGAAGAAGAAGACCAAACAAGAAGTGACCAAGGAGAGGGAAGACGAGTGCTTCAGCTGTGGTGACGGGGGCCAGATAGTGTCCTGTAAGAAGCCGGGTTGCCCCAAAGTCTATCACGCTGACTGTCTCAACCTGGCCAAGAGGCCTGCAG GGCGATGGGAGTGTCCGTGGCACCAGTGTGACGCCTGTGGTAAAGAGGCAGCTTCGTTCTGTGAGATGTGTCCCAGCTCTTACTGTAAGGAGCATCGTGAAGGCATGCTCTTCATCTCCAAACTGGACGGCAAGCTGTCCTGCAGTGAACATGACCCCTGTGGCCCCGACCCGCTGGAGCCGGGGGAGATTCGAGAATACGTGCCCAACATGACCTCCATGAGGCCGGGGGCCGCGGCCgggcctgtctctctctcccagggCCCAGACTCCAGAGAAGCCAGCTCGACTTCCATCGCTTCCCCTGCTGACCAGGCTGCGTTGGCCGGGCAGGggcctcctcctcgtctctaTATCAACACAAAGACTGCTACCTCGAGCTTCGTCCCCTCCAGCAGGTCTTACCGCTCAGACAGGACTGAAGGGAAAGGGTTCTCCACTCCCACCTCCTCCAAGGACGAAAGAGAGGACGGTGAGGTGGAGGACGGGGAGGTGTGTGGGTTGGAGGTGGAGGACCTGGAAGATGACGAtgaagaagcagaggaagaagatgatgacatggaggagatggaggtggtggaagatgaggaggatgag